In Phragmites australis chromosome 18, lpPhrAust1.1, whole genome shotgun sequence, the genomic window CAGAGGGGTTCAGACCCTCTGCTCTGGCTGGCGATGTGACCGCTCGGGAACAAAGAGTTTTGGTGCTCTGTTCTAGGCTCATGATCTGACCGTGACCTGTGGCAATTTGACAGCCAAACTGATGATAGAGtcataattacatttttatAGCCGTTGTAGTGtcggcggtctaaccgccaaatGAACCGTGGTCTAACCGCCAAATGAAccgtggtctaaccgccagaagGGCAGAGCTGTCAAATCATGGGTAACGGCCACATTTCGCAAcataggctataaatagacacTTGGCTAGTTCAAGGGGACTCTCTTGCACTTCACTACAATACATTTGAGCACTTgtcctccttctctccctctcttagtttagtggttgcatatttgagagtgtgagagcatctagggTGTAATTTTGAAAAGTTTGAGCGCTGAGGCATTAGCGATCCTTCAAACAAGCGTCATCAACTTGTTATTCTTGGAGATTGCCGCCTCCTAAATGGCTTGGAGGTGAATGAGCCggtgagcccttcaaagaagcttgtgaaggagccaTAGTGGTAATTGTGAAAGGCTTTGAGCACGTCTTGCTGAAACGGTAAAGTGTTACTATAGTGAAATCAAGGTATTGAGCAGTTCATTGTTCTATTCTGACTTAAGATCAAGTTGTTCGGTGTGAGTCCTTTCTTGGTGTGaaaattgaatacttgatagagaagtggttagaagcttgaacttaCCTCAACGCGGATTAGGGGTGATCAataaatcaccgataccacggaaTAAACTTTAGGTGTCATCtcttgagctatttactttataTTGTTGAGCTATTTACGTTTATACAATTTACCTCATACAATTTATCTTCATAGAATATAAAATTGTTatatgtcaccctaggattgcaaatcttgacatagctcttagttgtttcaTATTGAtttagtgatctttagtttatttttgcaagttttcttgatcattTAGTAATTACTTTAAAaaccacctattcaccccctctagtcggtatccttatCTTACACTTGTCTCACTCAGCTATGGCATGCATTGGTTGATTACTTAATTTACTTGTGTGTGCCAGTGTGTCATGGCCATTTCCATTGTTCTTTTGGAAACATGTGTGATGTCAGATTGAATGGTGCACAAATGTTTTGAGGAGATTATCGAATTTCAGAAATTGCATGCACAATAATAACCTCATCAATAAGTATGTCTGATAAGCATAAAAAGATGCAATTCTACACCAAATTAGTATTTTCCAACAAAATAATCATGCAGTCATATTCCAAGTAGCTCTAACAGAATGTAAAGATATGCTGAGAGAGTTTACAGTAGAACAAGTAGCTCTAACAGAATGTAAAGATATGTTAAGAGAGTTTACAGCAGAACGATTCAAAAGAACTAAGGCAAAATTTGCATATGAGTTGCACCAATCAAAGGACAATACATCTATCACCCTCCTACGGGAGTCTTCGAAGCTTGCCAAGAACTCAACAAAAACAGAGAAGCCCCAAGAATTGGAGAGAAATGTGAATGCGACAGAAAGCAAGAACAGAGTGAAAGAATTACGAGCCCCCCGCGCCACACAAGTTGATTGCACCCACGAGTTCCACGCGTGGAGCTCGGTGAGGATGCACAAATCGTGGGCCTCAATGCGCTACCACACGGCATTGTCGTCGGGCATCCGCTGCACCTACACAACGACCAATGGAGATGCACCTGGAGCTTGACGAGGACGCCCACCACTAGATCCACACGGTTCCCTCACGGATCCACAGCGGGATGGGATTTCCTCTGTAGTACCAGGGCGAAGGGGAGCATCCAGCCTATAGGGGCGGGTGACCAACTAGAGGGCCCGGGGCGGAGCCATGGAGGCCAGCACCGTCGGGGTGTCGATCTAGGCGAGGAGATTGTCGACGATATTGTTGGCGTGCTTGAGGATGCAGTAGGCGAGGGTGGGGAGGCCGACGAAGTACTTCTAGGAGGTAGAGAGCGGGGCGGGTCCGGAGGAAGGGAAAGCCTTGGCGGAGATCCTCTTGAAGCCGGAGGCCATATGGTGGCGGGAGTGCACGTGGGCGAGCGGCGGTTGAAGCATGGCGCGAGGGAAGACAGGAGGTCGGGATAGTACGCCTATCAAAATGGCGTGGGTGATAGAGGCTCTTCtagaggggtttttttttttttgttagttttgGCTATTGGCTCGGATGGAAGGTGCTACGGTGAGACTCCGAGAGACGCTCTTAGCTGGAAGTGGTAAATGAGTTCATGCCGTGGAAATGCAtagtggagtggagtggagcaGTAAACAAAATTAAAAGCGCGCGCGCAGGGTATCATGATGAATCATTCCTTGAGATCTTCAAACAGTGCGTGCTTGCTTGCTGGAATAGCAGCAGCAGAGGAGTAATTAATCGAGATTAATTGCTGTCGCAGTACTAATCTCGGGTCAAACACAGTTTTATTTCAACCAGACTATACTAGCTCTGGCTAATTGGTTCATGCAAGACCCAATAAATTGCTTGATCCAGTATTGTTTCTTGTTCTGGATTTGGGAATTGAAACGAGAAGAGAAATGCGCAGCGCAGCACGAAAATGATGATCTCTTTGCGGCAGGTTGCAACAAATGATGATACTCCAATTGAAGTCGGGCATGTTCTAATCTTTTTCACAATGGCAGTACAAGAACAGGGCAGAGAAGAGATGAGAGATCTATCTATTTCTGGATCCTATTTCAGTTGCGGGCGCACCCGATAGGCTGATCCGAGCCGAGGCGGTTCTTGCGCGCATTTCGCCGGACGATGTGTCGgcaccgccggcggcggcgagctgaGGGTGTGGAGTGCAGGTGTCGGTCAGAAGATGTCGAGGACGTCGACGATGGCGGCGTTGCAGAGCGGGCAACGgccgcggccggcgaggagCTCGCGGGCGCAGGCGCGGCAGAAGGTATGGCCGCACGGGATGAAGGCCGCGCCCTTGGCCCGCGCCATGCACACGCAGCAGAACCCGGCGACCACCCCTTTGCCCACCGCCTCCGGCTCCGCGTCGTCCTCAACCCCCAGcagcgcctccgcctccgccgccgggaAATCGTCTTCGCGCGCCGTCAcggtgccggcgccggcgccggcgctccaCTGCCTGTCCGTCTGCTCCAGCAGCGCCATCAGGGAAACCCTCTccccttgctcctcctcctccgccgccgcggggaGGTTGCTCGGCGGCTGCGGAGGCGGAGCAGCAGGCGCGGCCGGTGTCGACGCCGGCGAGGAGGTCGTGCTCGGGGCCGGCAGCGACACCGCGCGGCGGACGAGGGCGTCACCGGCTCCAACGCC contains:
- the LOC133899102 gene encoding uncharacterized protein LOC133899102 — protein: MEGRVLRRSVTLADQLAAVGPAPVGPETAGSCNLRDLLKLRDEDDHAAGLQAAAAVTLASAMAAERQTSLPASSSSSAAAAAARTLLDIIRDDQPTAAGVGAGDALVRRAVSLPAPSTTSSPASTPAAPAAPPPQPPSNLPAAAEEEEQGERVSLMALLEQTDRQWSAGAGAGTVTAREDDFPAAEAEALLGVEDDAEPEAVGKGVVAGFCCVCMARAKGAAFIPCGHTFCRACARELLAGRGRCPLCNAAIVDVLDIF